The genome window GACGGGACCTCCGCGCGGCGATTATACCAAGCCCGACCGGGGGCTGCAAGGCGGCCGCGCGGATGGGCCCGCGGGGCGATGGTTTGACACGGGCTGGTGCGCCGACTATAATTGCGCCGCGCGACCAGCTTCGAGACAGACCATGCCCTCGCCATCGGACCGACCCGGTCTCCGCATCAGTTACTCCGGCGTGCGTGGCATCTTCGGCGAGTCGCTCACGCTCCCCGTTGCCGCGCAGTTCGCGGAGGCTTTCGCGCGCCTGGCCAACGAGCGCTTCCCCAACCCGCTGACGATCATCGGCCGCGACACTCGCCCCTCCGGGCGCGAGCTCGTGCCCGCGGTCATCGCCGGGCTGACGCGGCTGCCGTGCTCGCTGCTCGACGTCGGGGTCGTGCCGAGCCCGACGGTCGAGGTGGCGATGGCCCAGTTCGACGCCCAGGCCGCCATCATCATCACCGCCAGCCACAACCCCGCGCAGTGGAACGGCTTCAAGTTCCTCATGGGGCCGCATTACATCGTGCTCAACGCCGAGCAGACCCGTCATCTGTTCGCGCTGTCACGCCAGGCGTCGGCGCAGTACGAGCCCGCGGCGCCGCCGGCGGTGCCCAGCCGCCATCAGCAGGCCCTGGAGGCGCATCTGGTGCGCGTCTTGCGCGAGGTTGATGTCGCGGCCATCCGCGCCCGCCGTTTCAAGGTCGCGGCTGACTCCTGCCGCGGGGCCGGAGAGGCGGTGACCATGCGCCTGCTGCAGGAGCTGGGCTGTGTCGTCACGCCGGTCAGCGTCGAACGCGATTCCGAGCCCAGCGCCGCCAATCTCGGCGCGCTGCGGGAGGCGGTGGTCGCCAGCGGGTGTGACCTCGGGCTCGCCCAGGACCTGGATGCCGACCGCCTGGCATTGGTTAGCGAGCAGGGCGAGGCCATCGGCGAAGAGTGCACCCTCGCCTTCGCGGTGGATCACCTCCTCGATCGCTTCCGCGGCGCCGCTGCGGTCGTGGTCAGGAACAGCTCCACCAGCCGCATGATTGACGACCTGTGCGCGGCCCGCGGCGCCGAGCTGCGCGAGGTCAAGGTGGGTGAGGTCAACCTGGGTCAGGCCATGATCGAGGTGGCCGGACAGGGGCGCACGGTCTTCGGCGGCGAAGGCAACGGCGGGGTCATCTATCCGCCGGTGTGCTATGGGCGCGACAGCCTCATCGGCATCGCGCTCGTGCTCGAATACGCGGCTGCGCGCGGCCTGGCGCTATCGGAGCTGCGCGCGCGGTTGCCGCAGTATCACATGGTCAAGGCGAAGCTCGAGGGGCTGGCCCCGGAGCGCGTGCAGGAGGCGCTGGCACGTGTGCGGCGCCTGTTCGCGGGCGAAACGATGTCGGACTTCGACGGCCTCAAAGTCACTTTCGCCGATGGCACCTGGTGCCAGGTGCGCCCATCGAACACGGAGCCCATCGTGCGGCTCATCATCGAGTCGCCCTCGGTCGAGACTCGCGACCGCCTCCTGGGCCAAGTGCAGGGCGAGATCAGCCCCTTGCTGTCGCCCTAGACCGCGCCGCCATGAGCGACGACGCAATGGATGACCCCGGGCAGGTGCGTTTCCCCGCCGTCGAGCCGGCCGCCCCTTGGCGGCGGCTCGCGGCCTCGGTCATAGACACCGGCATCCTGCTTCTGTGCAACGCGCTCATCTTCATGCTCGCCGTCGCCATCGCTCCCGATGCCGCCTCCCTCCTGCCGCTGCCCCTGCTGGGTCTCGTCAGCGCCCTGGCGTACCTCGCCGTCGGATGGGCCGCTTGGGGCGCCACGGTCGGCAAATGGGCGCTGGGAATCCGCGTCGTCGCCGCCGACGGACGCAGGCTCTCGTGGCGGCGGGCGGTGGCGCGCGTCCCCGCGTTCCTCGTCGCCTCCGCGCCGCTGAAGATTGGCTTGGCCGCCATGCTGTGGGATCGCGAGCGCCGGGGCTGGCACGATCACCTGGCGGGGACCATGGTCGTGCGCGATCCGCGGCCCGCGGTCGCGGGGAGATCCCCCGCCGTCGCCAGTCCGCGCATCCCACCTGCGCCGGAGCCCGAGCCCGAGCCCGAGCAGGGACACTCGCCGCGGGGGCGCCGGCTCGCCGCGCTGATGCTCGCGGTCTATGTGCTGGCGGCGGTGGCGCTCACCATGCCCCTGGCGCTGCATTCATCCACTCACGTTCCCGGCGCGACCATCGAGGGCCTGGAGCAGGACGGCTACGTCTTCTTGTGGGACTACTGGTGGGTGAAGACCGCGCTCGCGGATCCCCGGCTGAGCGTCATGTCCACCCGCTGCCTGTTCTGGCCCGAGGAGGTGAGCCTGCGGTATCACACGCTGGTGCTCCTGCATTCCGCGGCGGCGGCGCTCTTGCAGAACGCGCTCAGCCTGGTGCAGACCTACAACCTGCTGCTGGTGCTATCGCTGGCCGCCTGCGCGTGGGGCGCCTTCCTGCTGTGCCGCTACCTCACCGGCAGCGCGACGGCTGCCGCCGTGGCCGGGTTGGGCTTCGGGTTCTGCCCCTACCTGACGACCCACGCGCTGGCGCACCAGAACCTCATCGCCGCCGAATGGCTGGCGCCGTTCGCCTACTGTGCGCTGCGCGGGCTGCGCGAGCGACGGCCGCGATACGTGCTCGGCGCCGCCGCGTCGTGGGCCTTGGTCGGGCTCTGCGAATGGTACTACTTCCTCTACGCCGGCATGCTGCTCGCCGTCTTCGCGGCCTGCGAGATCGCGGCCCGCCCGCGACGCTGGGGGGCCGCGTTGGCGGCGGCGGGGGCGGTGATCGCCCTGACCTTGGCCGGGCTGTGGCCGCTGCTGTGGCCGATGCTGGCCGAACGCGCGCAGGCCCCCTACATGCACCAGCCGCTGGCGCGCCCGGCGGCGCTGGGCGCCCAGCCGGAGCTATATGTGACCCCGGCGTTTACGCACCCCCTGCTCGGCGACATCGGCTCGGCGGTGCTGCGCGCCCACGGCTACAGCCGGGCGGAGGCGACGCTCTACGTGGGGCTGGTAGTGTTCGCCCTGGCGCTGACGGGGATCGCCTACCGCGGGCGGCGGCTCGTCCCGTGGATTGCGGGGGCCGTCTTCTTCCTGACGCTGGCGCTGGGGACGCATTTGCGCATCGGTGACCGGACTGAGTTCAACGCGCTGGCGCTGCTGCTGGCGGGCGGGCCCCCCGGCAACGGCTTCGATCTGCCGTTCAGCGCCGAGCTGTCCTCGCAGTTGGCGATGCAGGTCGTCGGGGGCGGCGAGGTCCTGGCGGCGCAGGCGCAAGTCCCCCTGCCCTACCTGTGGTTGTGGAAGTACGTGCCGCTGACGCGCCTGGCGGCGGTGCCCACGCGCGCAGCGCTGCCGGCAATGCTGTGTCTGGCGGTGCTGGCGGCGGCGGGACTGGCCGCGGTGACGCACGGGTGGAGCAGGCGGTGGCGCGTGGCCGCGGCTGGGATGGCGGCGGCGGTGGTGCTGTTCGAGTTCCTGCCTGCGCCGTACCCGCTGCGGGACGTGCGGGTGCCGGGGTTCTATCACGACCTGGCGCAAAGCGAGAACGACTTCGCGGTGGCGGAGGTGCCCCTGCTGGGGGACTACGCGGTTTACATGCGCTACCAGACCGTCCATCACCGGCCGATCCTGGCGGGGCTGGTGTCGCGGCGGCCGCCGCACGCCCTGGAGTTCGTGCGCGGCAATGCCCTCCTGCGCGACCTCGAGCCGCAGCGGACGAGGCCGGGCGAAAGAGTCATGCCCTCCCTGCCCCTGACCCAAAGGGGCGCCCTTCACCGCGACCTGCGCGAGCTGCGCGCGACCTACGCACCCGCGCTGGCGCAACTGCGGGACCGCCGGGTGGGGGTCATCGTCGCCCATATGGATCTCCTGCGGGCGGACGACGCCGCCGCGCTCGACCGCGTTCTGCACGGCGCTCTGGGCCTTCACCGCGAGCGCCACTACCCGCACCTGATCGCGTACTACCTCGCGCCGCAGCTCGCGCAAGCCGCGGAAAGTGACTACGGCGAAAGCGAACCATGACCGCACCAAGCCGGGCCTTGGCGTGAGACGATCATGCCCGGATCAAGCGTAAGGCTTCGGGGATGTCATCCCGAGACGGCGTAGACGCAAGCGGGTACATACAGCAACTCAGCTTCGCAGCTCCGCTCGTCTTCTCGAGGCGTAGCCAGGGGCCTTAGCGCCGACCCAGCACCAACCGGGAGCGCACCGCGACCCTGCACGATGCCTCAAGTTTCAGCTGCCTGCGGCCTCGGAGCAAGGCGCCGCAGCAGGAGAAAAGCCAATAGCGCCGAACTATTGTTCGGCGCCAAGCGAGGCGTGAAAACCTACGCGCCCATGCGCATGCAGCATCTCGACAGCCTGGAATGACAGCGATACCGGGCCGAGGAATGAGCAGCGCTTGCCGCTGAGAAGGAGTTAGCATGAAAGCATGATGCACCCCGACGGTTAGGCTGATAGAATCAGCTGACGTTACAACACCGAAGGAGGTGCACCATGCACTACGTGGGTGTAGATTACCACAAGAAGAGCAGTTACGTCACGGTGATGGATGAGCGGGGCAAGGTGGTGAAGGAAGGGCAGATCGCCAACACCCAGGAGGCGCTGGCGGCGCTGCTGGACGGCTCTGCGGAGGGCGCGTCAGCGGTGCTGGAAGCGGGCCGCAACTGGCCGGTAATGTACGACTGGCTGGAGGAGCTGGTGGATGAGGTGACGCTGGCTCATCCTGCCAAAGTGCGAGTGATCGCAGAAGCCAAGGTGAAGACCGACCGGATTGACTCGCGGATGCTGGCTCACCTGCTGCGCGCGGACTTGATTCCGGCGGCCTATGTGCCGGGGGCGGTGACGCGAGAGCAGCGACGCCGGTTGCGACAGCGGATGTTTCCGGTGGGGTTGTCAACGATGGTGAAGAACCGCATCCACACCCTGATTGACCGACACCCGCAGCTGAGCCCCGAGGCTGGGAGCTGGAGCGATCTATTCGGCAAAGCAGGGCGGGCCTGGTTGCAGCGGCTGGAGCTGCCCCCGAGCGAGGCGCAGATTCTGCGCACTGACCTGGCGTTGCTGGGGGCGCTGGAGCAGCACATCAAGCAGAGCAATCGGTGGGTCTCGCAGCTGGCCAAGGGGGACGAGCGGGCCAAGCTCCTGGTCACCCTACCTGGCATCGGAGATTTCTTCGCGGTGCTGTTGGCGGTGGAGATTGACGACGTGAGGCGGTTTCTGCGCGCCGAGAAGCTGTGTGCCTATGCGGGCCTGGTTCCCTCGACCTATGCCTCGGGCGGATACGTCTACCACGGACGAATCACCAAGCAAGGCAACAAGTGGATACGCTGGGCGTGCATCGAAGCGGTGTATCCAGCCATTCGTCAAGACCCTGACTTGGCGGCGCTCTACGGGCGGCTCAAGGCGACCAAGGGCGCCAACGTCGCCAAGGTGGCGGTGGCGAAGCGGCTGTTGACCATCGTCTACCGGCTGCTGACAGAGCGACGGCCCTATCGCCCAGCCACCGACCAGCCTGCGCTGAGAAAGAGGAATTCCCCGGCTGCCCTGACGGCCGTCTAGCTGACCTCAGCGCATCGAGGTCGAGCTGTAAAGGAGGGTGGGGAGCCGGGGATCGAAGGCTAAGGTGTGTTCCGGCAAACGGGAACGTAGGAGAGGCTGATTCAAGTGACCCACCCGCGAGCAAGCGCGGGTGCCCGAGCCGTCGGGGAAAACGATAGGTCTTGCAATTTGCTTTCAGGAGAGGCGGCCATGAGGGCACTGGTTGCGCGGATCGGCCGACGGTGGGAGCGCAGGGAATCCGCAAGCGCCCACCCCGACGACGCGTTATCGTCTGGGTTCTGGGTTCCCCTTCCCGCTGCGACGTTCGCCTGGTGGGTTCTCGTCGTGAGGCCGGTGTGGATGCCGGAGCCGGAGGTGCGCCAGGCGCTGGTGGTGGCCTTTCTAGTTGTCACGCCGCTGTGCCTAATCGGGTTCTGGTATCGCCTCACGCGAATTGGAGTAGCGGTTAATCTCCTCGCGCTCGCTTCGCTCTTGCTCTGCGCCGCTTCACTCTACGCGTATTCTTCAGCGGCGGAAGTGCCCCTCGCGGCATTAGGTACGGTCGCAGGCGCGGCTGCGCTAACGCTTGCCGCACGAGCTCTATGGTGCGCGTTGAGGCCCGTTCGCGACAGAGGGATGGCCACCTACTTTCTTATCGTCCTGCTTGCAGTTCTGGTTGTAGTCGTGGGGGAAAGCGCGCTCTGGTCGTGGCGGCAGTACGACCTTTGGCGGCTCGTGGCGGTTTCCGCCTGTGCGGCAGCGATGTTGTATGGAATTCGGTGGTGGCCGAAGGGACGCCCGGTTCTGGTCAGATTCCTCACCGTCGCGACGACGGGCCTGGTGCTGGCGCTGGTGGCTGAGGCTCTTCAGTTCGCCGCTGGAGTGCAACGAAGCCAGGCGGCAGGTCTGTTGCAGCACTTCGGAGGTCAGTTCCTGGCCTATTTTGGCGGTGGCATGAGCCTCACGATGCTGCCCACGGAGCTTCGGCGGGAGCAAGAGAGCGCAAACCCAGAATCCCAGCAGTGACTGAACGGCGGGGTGGGCGACAGAAGCGCAGCCGTCAAGTACCTCGTCGTCGGTGAGGGCTCAGTATGCGGGTATGACCTTTTCTTGTGGGGATGGATTGAGGCACTCACCATGTGGCACCCCGACCGCTCGGGGTGTTGGCGCTGCAGAGCGGCGCCTGTCTGACAGGCGAGAGCGCCCTTCGACAGGCCCCTATTGAGTCTCGCCCATTGTGTTGACAACCCGGATGGGGAAATGGCCATGGTGGGGCGGGCGAGACGCCGACGGCCGTTTCGTAGCCCATGCCCCAAGGGTGGGTGCGGATAATGACAAGCTGCAGGGCGGATGTTGGGTGAGGATGACATGGATGCGGGGTGCGGCTCGGGTGTGACCGCTGAAAGTTGGGATCGGTCGCGGGAACCTGTAGGGGCGCACGGCGTGCGCCCCCTTCACAGCCGAGGGCGGCTGTGCTACATTCGGGCACACAATCCGCCACCCCAACCAAAAACGGTCATACCCTGCGGCTCGACCGGACTCACCCTCACCCGGCCCCGATGCGTCGGGGCCGGCCTCTCCCTGGAAGGGAGAGGGGTTGGGGCGCCTGTCCCACATCCGGCAGTGCATTATCCCCACTTTTCGAGGTCACACCCCCCTCTGCCACGACACCGCAAGGAGCAACCTCGCCAGGACGGCCTGCATCTACGGGCGCGTATCCTCCGAGACCCAGGAGAAGCAGTTGACCATCGAGAGCCAGGTAGCCGAGCTGCGGGGATATGCCGCCGCCCACAGCCTGACCATCGCCGGCGAAGATGGGCGTCTACTCCCAGCCCGCGGCTGCGGTCAGCTTGCGCATGTCAGCCAGAGATGCGGCGTGATCCGCGGTCGCCGGCGCGTACTCCAGGCCGAACATGCCGTCGTAACCCCAGGCCTTGATGCGAGAGAGGATCTCGACGTAGTTCAGCTCGCCGACATCCAGCTCGTGGCGCCCGGGCACGCCCGCGGCGTGGAAGTGACCGATGAGCGGAAGGTATCTCTCGATGGTGGCGAGCACGTTGCCGTGCATGATCTGCATGTGGTAGATGTCCCACAGCAGCCGCACCGCCGGGCTGGCGACTTGCTCCACGATCTGTGCGGCCTGGTGCCCGCTGTCGAGGTAGTAGCCGCGATGATCCACCAGCGAGTTCAGCGGCTCCAGCACCAGCACCACGCCCGCTTGTGAGGCCACGGCGGCGGCCGCCCTCAAGGTCTCGACGATGGCGTCATGCTGTTCGGCACCGGAGCGGTCGGGGAGGCGATTGCCCGTGCAGGTGATGAGCTTGCCGCAGTCGAGCTTCTTCGCCACCGCGATGCTCTGTCGCAGCCGGGCCAGGTACTTCTCGCGGTCCGCGGCAGACACGAGGGAGATGCCCGGGCCGTCGGCCACCAGGTCGTTGAGAGCCAGGCCGGTTTCCCCGCAGGCGGCCGCGAGGTCGTCCAACTTGCGGTCGCCCCCCGCATCGTGGCTCCAGAACTCGAGCGCGCGAAAGCCCGCCGCGGCGACCTTGCGCGCCTTCGCCGCCAGCGAGGCGTTCCCCAGCACCATCTCGACGCAAACGCATATCATGGGCATCGGCTGATAACCTCCCTCCTCGCAACTGCGCAAACCGTCACGCCATCAGCGGCCCTCGGCGCGGGCGGCGTGACGGGCGAGCTCCTCCATCATCTCCGTCTGAATCTGCTGGATCTCCAGCAGCCGCTGCCACTGGTGGGTCAGCAGCCGGTCGAGCTTGGCGCTGATGGTGCGAATCTCCAACTCGGCCTTGAGGTTGACGCTGTAGTCGTGTTCCCCGCGCAGGCGGTCCTTCGCCTCCTGCCGGTTCTGGCTCATCATGATGACCGGCGCCTGGATCGCGGCCAGACAGGACAGGATGAGGTTGAGCAAGATGAAAGGGTACGGGTCATAGGGATGCGCGCGCAGAAGTATGGCGTTGACGGCAATCCACGAGAACAGGATCGCGAAGAAGCCGCCGATGAACGCCCAACTGCCGCCGAAAGTCGCTATCCGGTCCGCCAGGCGTTCCCCCAGCGTCAACCGGCGGTCGAACTCGGCGTTGACGTCTTTGGTCAGCGTTTCCTGCTCGTGCAGGCTGCGCACCACCTCCAGCTCCAGCGCCGAGAGCTCCCCCTTCTCGGTTGCCAGCAGAGCCTGCACGTACTCGGTGCGGAAGCGGTTGAGGTCGGGCAGGCAGATGTAGCCGCTGGCGGACCAGTCGGCATGCTTCTCTTTGATCGTGTCCAGCACCGGCCCCGCCACCAGCTCCGCCGGCAGCATCTCGCCTACGTCCTTTTCCTGGCCGCAGACCTGGCAGGAAGCCTTCTCCGCCTGATGTTTGCGCATGGCCGACTCTCCTCCGCCGCTGCGGGGTCGCCGTCCACCCCAGGCCGCGGCCAGCCGCAGGCATGGTAGCGGGGCGTCAGCACCGGTTCGCGTGATGCACAGGGGGTGCGCCTGTCGCTTGCCTTCTTCGGCGGGCATGCAGGCAGTCCTGCAGGCATGCGGCCCGCGTTGCAGGACGATGCGCGTGGATGGAGAAGTACTTGGCTCATGCGTCGGGCGTGCGGCCACTATGCTGTATGCTGTGCGCTCGTTTCCACACAGTCGGTCCTGCGCGGCAGCGGCTGTCTTCCGTTGGTGAAAGGGGGAACTTCATCGTGCTCGCAGGCAGGGGGATCGCACCCGCCACCCTGGGCCGCCGGCGGCTGCTACTGGGCGCCCGCGAGCGGCAGCTGGGCGTGCTGCCGACGCCGCGCCAGGTGCTCAAGGTGGGGCGCACGACTACGGTCGCCGAGGTGGCGGTGCTGCTGCCGTCGGACGAGGGAGCGCGCTCCGCGGCGGAGGGGCTGCGGGCGTTCCTGCGCGAGCTGGGCGTGCCGCGGGTGCCGGTGGTGGCGACGCTGGAGGCCGCCGCCCGCTACGCGATGGTGATTGCGGCCGGCAATCCCGCCGCCGACTCCCGTGTCGGCCACTGCTGGGAGTTGTGCGACGGCGCGCGGGTGCAACTGCCGCCGCTCGGCCCGCAGGGCTACGGCCTGGTCACCGCACGGCGCGACGGCAAGCTGCTGGTGGTGCTGGCGGCGACGGCGCGTGAAGGACTGCGCCATGGCTTCGCCACTCTGCGCCAGCTCATCGTTCAGCGCGGGGACCAGCCGGCGCTGCGCGAGATCTCCCTCGCCGATGGTCCGTCCTTTGAGCTGCGGGGCGTGATCGAAGGCTTTTACGGTCCGCCGTGGAGCCACCAACAGCGCCTGCGTCTGCTCGACTTCTGCGAGCTGTACAAGTTCAACCTCTACGTCTACGCCCCCAAGGACGACCCCTATCACCGTGAGCACTGGCGCGAGCCTTACACCGCGCGGGCGCTGCGGGAGCTGCGCCAGTTGGTGGAGGCGGCCAGCCGCCATGGCGTGCGCTTCTGCTTCGGCGTCAGCCCGGGGCTGAGCATGCGCTACTCGTCGCGGGCGGATATGGCGGCGCTGCGGCGCAAGCTTGACGCCATGCGCGAGATCGGGGTGGACTCGTTCGCGTTGTGTCTGGACGACATCCCGGGCAAGCTCCATCACCCGCAGGACCGGCGGGCGTTCTCGTCGCTCGCCGAGGCGCACGCGTGCATCGCCAACCGCCTGCGCGATCACCTCGATCGCGTCGCCCGCGGCTCGCAGCTCATCTTCTGCCCCACCGAGTACGCGGGCACGCGGCGCACGCGTTATCTCAGAGCCATCGGGGACCTGCTGCGCCGCGACGTGCTTGTCTTCTGGACCGGGTCGCAGGTGTGCTCGCCGACCATCAGCGGCCAGGAGGCGGACGCCTACGGCGCGGCGATTGCGCGCCCGCCGCTGATCTGGGATAATTACCCGGTGAACGACTACAATCGCAACCGCCTGTTCCTGGGGCCGCTGCGGGGCCGGCCTAGCGACCTGCACCGGCATGCGGCAGGGCTGATCGCCAACCCCATGAACGAGGGCGAAGCATCGAAGCTGCCGCTCATCACCGTCGCCGACTACCTGTGGAACGCGGAGGCGTATCGCCCGGAGCCGGCGTGGGAGGCCGCCCTGCTGCAGCAGGGCGGCGCGCGCGCCTATGCGCCGCTGCGCTGCTTCGCAGGGAGCTGCACGAGTTCGTTCCTGCATCCCAAGGATTCCCCGGAGCTGGCGGCGGCGATCGCAGCGCTGTGGAAGGAGTTGGCGGCAGGCACACCCGGCGCCGCGGCGTCCACGCTGCGGCGCCATTTCGCGCGCATGAGGGGGCTCAAGCGCGAACTGCCGTCGCGCCTGCCCAACCGCTGGCTCCTAGAGCAGATCAGCCCCTACCTGGACAAGCTCTCGACCTACGGTAAGGCAGGTGCGGCGTGCCTGCGAATGCTGTTCAGTCCGTCAGCGGCCGCTCGCCGGCAGGTCGAGCGCTGGCAGCGGGAAGCGGCGGCGAATCCGCGGCAGGTGTGCGGCACGGTGATGGACAATTTCATCAGCCGCGCACTGCACGAGTACGACTTGGCGCACGCGAGTCCATGACCTCGTGAGCGCCGGGCGGGAAGAGGAGCCATGATCAAGGTCGCCGTTATCCACGGGCCCAACCTGGGGCTGCTCGGGAGGCGTGAGCCCGACATATATGGCGCCATCACCCTCGAGCAGATCAACCAACGCTTGAGCCAAGCCGCCGCGGAACTCGGCCTGGAACTGCGTATCACGCAGTCGGACCACGAGGGCGATGTCGTAACGGCAATCCACGCCTGCATGGACTGGGCGCAGGCCATAGTCATCAACCCGGCGGCCCTCACCCACTACAGCATCGCGGTGCGCGATGCGCTGCAGGCGGTGCGCATCCCCGCCATCGAGGTCCACTTGACCAACCTCCACGCCCGCGAGGAGTTCCGTCACACCTCCGTCACCGCTCCCGTCACCGTCGGCCAGATCATCGGCTTCGGCGTCCACGGCTACCTGCTGGCCCTGCGCGCGGCCAAAGCGCTGGTGGAAGAATCTCACCGATGATGGATTATCCGCGGCGGCTCGCACGCCTGCGGGCGGCGGTCGCAGCCACCGAGGTGTCGGCAGTCCTCGTTTCCGGGGCCGCCAATGTGCGCTACCTGAGCGGATTCACCGGCTCCCAGGGGGCGCTGGCGGTGGACGCCGACCGCGCTCTTCTCATCAGCGATTTTCGCTATCGGCTCCAGGCCGCGGAGCAGGCGCCGCTGTTCGAGTTGGTGGAGGTCGAGCGCTGGCACGAGGGGCTTGCGCACGCACTGCGCGGACTGGGGTGCCGGGTCGTGGGCTTCGAGCCGGCGCACCTGACATATCAGGCTCACCAGCGACTGGTCGCCGCCCTGGGCAACATCTCCCTGGCGCCCGTGGAGGGACTGGTGGAGCGGTTGCGGGCGCTCAAGGGCCCGCAGGAGATCGCGCTCATGGAGCGGGCGGCCGCCGTCTCGGACGGGGCCATGGCTCGCGTCATATCGCTGGTGCGGCCGGGCGTCAGCGAGCGCGAGCTGGCGCTGGCGGCGGAGAGTTACATCAAGCGGGAGGCGGACGCCGAGATCGCGTTTCCGCCCATCATCGCTGCCGGCCCCCGCTCGGCGCAGTGCCATGCCGAGCCGGGGACGCGCGAGCTGGCGGCGGGCGACCTGGTGGTCATTGATCTGGGCGCGCGCTGGCAGGGCTACGGCGCCGACCTCACGCGCACCGCGGTAGTGGAGGCGGCCGACGCCCAACGGCGCGACATCTACGCGGCGTGCCGCGAGGCCCAGACGGCGGCTCGGGCGGGTGTGCGCGCCGGCGCGGACTGCGCGGCGCTCGACGCGATCGCCCGCG of Armatimonadota bacterium contains these proteins:
- a CDS encoding RDD family protein; the encoded protein is MSDDAMDDPGQVRFPAVEPAAPWRRLAASVIDTGILLLCNALIFMLAVAIAPDAASLLPLPLLGLVSALAYLAVGWAAWGATVGKWALGIRVVAADGRRLSWRRAVARVPAFLVASAPLKIGLAAMLWDRERRGWHDHLAGTMVVRDPRPAVAGRSPAVASPRIPPAPEPEPEPEQGHSPRGRRLAALMLAVYVLAAVALTMPLALHSSTHVPGATIEGLEQDGYVFLWDYWWVKTALADPRLSVMSTRCLFWPEEVSLRYHTLVLLHSAAAALLQNALSLVQTYNLLLVLSLAACAWGAFLLCRYLTGSATAAAVAGLGFGFCPYLTTHALAHQNLIAAEWLAPFAYCALRGLRERRPRYVLGAAASWALVGLCEWYYFLYAGMLLAVFAACEIAARPRRWGAALAAAGAVIALTLAGLWPLLWPMLAERAQAPYMHQPLARPAALGAQPELYVTPAFTHPLLGDIGSAVLRAHGYSRAEATLYVGLVVFALALTGIAYRGRRLVPWIAGAVFFLTLALGTHLRIGDRTEFNALALLLAGGPPGNGFDLPFSAELSSQLAMQVVGGGEVLAAQAQVPLPYLWLWKYVPLTRLAAVPTRAALPAMLCLAVLAAAGLAAVTHGWSRRWRVAAAGMAAAVVLFEFLPAPYPLRDVRVPGFYHDLAQSENDFAVAEVPLLGDYAVYMRYQTVHHRPILAGLVSRRPPHALEFVRGNALLRDLEPQRTRPGERVMPSLPLTQRGALHRDLRELRATYAPALAQLRDRRVGVIVAHMDLLRADDAAALDRVLHGALGLHRERHYPHLIAYYLAPQLAQAAESDYGESEP
- a CDS encoding TIM barrel protein — encoded protein: MPMICVCVEMVLGNASLAAKARKVAAAGFRALEFWSHDAGGDRKLDDLAAACGETGLALNDLVADGPGISLVSAADREKYLARLRQSIAVAKKLDCGKLITCTGNRLPDRSGAEQHDAIVETLRAAAAVASQAGVVLVLEPLNSLVDHRGYYLDSGHQAAQIVEQVASPAVRLLWDIYHMQIMHGNVLATIERYLPLIGHFHAAGVPGRHELDVGELNYVEILSRIKAWGYDGMFGLEYAPATADHAASLADMRKLTAAAGWE
- a CDS encoding DUF1003 domain-containing protein, producing MRKHQAEKASCQVCGQEKDVGEMLPAELVAGPVLDTIKEKHADWSASGYICLPDLNRFRTEYVQALLATEKGELSALELEVVRSLHEQETLTKDVNAEFDRRLTLGERLADRIATFGGSWAFIGGFFAILFSWIAVNAILLRAHPYDPYPFILLNLILSCLAAIQAPVIMMSQNRQEAKDRLRGEHDYSVNLKAELEIRTISAKLDRLLTHQWQRLLEIQQIQTEMMEELARHAARAEGR
- the aroQ gene encoding type II 3-dehydroquinate dehydratase, which encodes MIKVAVIHGPNLGLLGRREPDIYGAITLEQINQRLSQAAAELGLELRITQSDHEGDVVTAIHACMDWAQAIVINPAALTHYSIAVRDALQAVRIPAIEVHLTNLHAREEFRHTSVTAPVTVGQIIGFGVHGYLLALRAAKALVEESHR
- a CDS encoding IS110 family transposase, with the protein product MHYVGVDYHKKSSYVTVMDERGKVVKEGQIANTQEALAALLDGSAEGASAVLEAGRNWPVMYDWLEELVDEVTLAHPAKVRVIAEAKVKTDRIDSRMLAHLLRADLIPAAYVPGAVTREQRRRLRQRMFPVGLSTMVKNRIHTLIDRHPQLSPEAGSWSDLFGKAGRAWLQRLELPPSEAQILRTDLALLGALEQHIKQSNRWVSQLAKGDERAKLLVTLPGIGDFFAVLLAVEIDDVRRFLRAEKLCAYAGLVPSTYASGGYVYHGRITKQGNKWIRWACIEAVYPAIRQDPDLAALYGRLKATKGANVAKVAVAKRLLTIVYRLLTERRPYRPATDQPALRKRNSPAALTAV
- a CDS encoding phosphoglucosamine mutase, with protein sequence MPSPSDRPGLRISYSGVRGIFGESLTLPVAAQFAEAFARLANERFPNPLTIIGRDTRPSGRELVPAVIAGLTRLPCSLLDVGVVPSPTVEVAMAQFDAQAAIIITASHNPAQWNGFKFLMGPHYIVLNAEQTRHLFALSRQASAQYEPAAPPAVPSRHQQALEAHLVRVLREVDVAAIRARRFKVAADSCRGAGEAVTMRLLQELGCVVTPVSVERDSEPSAANLGALREAVVASGCDLGLAQDLDADRLALVSEQGEAIGEECTLAFAVDHLLDRFRGAAAVVVRNSSTSRMIDDLCAARGAELREVKVGEVNLGQAMIEVAGQGRTVFGGEGNGGVIYPPVCYGRDSLIGIALVLEYAAARGLALSELRARLPQYHMVKAKLEGLAPERVQEALARVRRLFAGETMSDFDGLKVTFADGTWCQVRPSNTEPIVRLIIESPSVETRDRLLGQVQGEISPLLSP
- a CDS encoding beta-N-acetylglucosaminidase domain-containing protein, translating into MLAGRGIAPATLGRRRLLLGARERQLGVLPTPRQVLKVGRTTTVAEVAVLLPSDEGARSAAEGLRAFLRELGVPRVPVVATLEAAARYAMVIAAGNPAADSRVGHCWELCDGARVQLPPLGPQGYGLVTARRDGKLLVVLAATAREGLRHGFATLRQLIVQRGDQPALREISLADGPSFELRGVIEGFYGPPWSHQQRLRLLDFCELYKFNLYVYAPKDDPYHREHWREPYTARALRELRQLVEAASRHGVRFCFGVSPGLSMRYSSRADMAALRRKLDAMREIGVDSFALCLDDIPGKLHHPQDRRAFSSLAEAHACIANRLRDHLDRVARGSQLIFCPTEYAGTRRTRYLRAIGDLLRRDVLVFWTGSQVCSPTISGQEADAYGAAIARPPLIWDNYPVNDYNRNRLFLGPLRGRPSDLHRHAAGLIANPMNEGEASKLPLITVADYLWNAEAYRPEPAWEAALLQQGGARAYAPLRCFAGSCTSSFLHPKDSPELAAAIAALWKELAAGTPGAAASTLRRHFARMRGLKRELPSRLPNRWLLEQISPYLDKLSTYGKAGAACLRMLFSPSAAARRQVERWQREAAANPRQVCGTVMDNFISRALHEYDLAHASP